In a genomic window of Erinaceus europaeus chromosome 12, mEriEur2.1, whole genome shotgun sequence:
- the EIF4A1 gene encoding eukaryotic initiation factor 4A-I: MSASQDSRSRDNGPDGMEPEGVIESNWNEIVDSFDDMNLSESLLRGIYAYGFEKPSAIQQRAILPCIKGYDVIAQAQSGTGKTATFAISILQQIELDLKATQALVLAPTRELAQQIQKVVMALGDYMGASCHACIGGTNVRAEVQKLQMEAPHIIVGTPGRVFDMLNRRYLSPKYIKMFVLDEADEMLSRGFKDQIYDIFQKLNSNTQVVLLSATMPSDVLEVTKKFMRDPIRILVKKEELTLEGIRQFYINVEREEWKLDTLCDLYETLTITQAVIFINTRRKVDWLTEKMHARDFTVSAMHGDMDQKERDVIMREFRSGSSRVLITTDLLARGIDVQQVSLVINYDLPTNRENYIHRIGRGGRFGRKGVAINMVTEEDKRTLRDIETFYNTSIEEMPLNVADLI, from the exons ATGTCTGCGAGTCAGGATTCCCG ATCCAGAGACAATGGCCCCGATGGGATGGAGCCCGAAGGTGTCATCGAG AGTAACTGGAATGAGATTGTGGACAGCTTTGATGATATGAATCTCTCTGAATCCCTTCTCCGTGGTATCTATGCCTATGGTTTTGAGAAGCCGTCTGCCATCCAGCAGCGAGCCATTCTTCCTTGTATCAAGG GTTACGATGTGATCGCTCAAGCCCAATCTGGGACTGGGAAAACAGCTACTTTTGCCATATCAATTCTGCAGCAGATAGAATTGGACTTAAAGGCCACCCAGGCCTTGGTGCTAGCACCCACAAGAGAATTGGCTCAACAG ATACAGAAGGTGGTCATGGCATTAGGAGATTACATGGGTGCTTCCTGCCATGCCTGCATTGGTGGTACCAATGTCCGTGCAGAAGTGCAGAAATTGCAGATGGAAGCTCCTCATATCATCGTCGGTACTCCAGGCCGTGTATTTGATATGCTTAACCGTAGATACTTGT CTCCCAAATACATCAAGATGTTCGTGTTGGATGAAGCTGATGAAATGTTAAGCCGAGGATTCAAGGACCAGATTTATGACATATTCCAGAAGCTCAATAGCAATACCCAG GTGGTGTTGCTGTCAGCTACCATGCCTTCTGACGTGCTTGAGGTGACCAAGAAGTTCATGAGGGACCCCATTCGGATTCTGGTCAAGAAAGAAGAGCTGACTCTGGAGGGTATCCGCCAATTCTACATCAATGTGGAACGAGAG GAGTGGAAGCTTGACACACTCTGTGACTTGTACGAAACCTTGACCATCACACAGGCCGTGATCTTTATCAACACCCGAAGGAAGGTTGATTGGCTAACTGAGAAGATGCACGCCCGAGACTTCACTGTCTCTGCCATG CATGGGGACATGGACCAAAAGGAAAGAGATGTGATCATGAGGGAGTTCCGCTCTGGCTCTAGCCGAGTATTGATCACCACTGATTTGTTG GCCCGAGGCATTGATGTGCAGCAGGTTTCTTTAGTCATCAACTATGATCTTCCCACCAACAGGGAAAACTACATTCACAG AATCGGTCGTGGTGGACGTTTTGGCCGTAAGGGAGTGGCTATCAATATGGTGACAGAAGAAGACAAGAGGACTCTTCGAGACATTGAGACCTTCTACAACACCTCCATCGAGGAGATGCCTCTCAATGTTGCTGACCTCATCTAA
- the CD68 gene encoding macrosialin gives MRLTVLFLGALLGPLAAQETENDCPHKKSATLLPSFTVTPTATGSTSSPGTTIHSTTKRHRTTTSHEPTTATHTTNHEPTTATHTTSHEPTTATHTTSHEPTTATHNPATTTSHGNTTVHPTTDNSTATSSGFSTSSPHPGPPPPSPSPSPGSKEAIGDYLWTNGSQPCVRLQAQIKFRILYPIQGGGEMWGVSVLNPNKTKAQGACEGIHPQLLLSFPYGQLSFGFKQEPLPGVVYMNYMDVEYNVSFPQAARWRFSVHNVSLQELQAPLGHSFSCRNATITLSPTFHLDLLYLKLQAAELPPTGSFGPSFSCPGDRSIWLPLIIGLILLGLLTLVLVTFCIVQRRPPTYQPL, from the exons ATGAGGTTGACTGTGCTTTTCTTGGGGGCTTTGCTGGGGCCACTAGCAG CCCAGGAGACAGAGAATGACTGTCCTCACAAGAAATCAGCTACTCTGCTACCATCCTTCACGGTGACACCTACAGCTACGGGAAGCACAAGCAGCCCTGGGACAACCATCCACAGCACTACCAAGAGACACAGAACCACCACCAGCCATGAACCCACAACTGCTACTCATACCACCAACCATGAACCCACAACTGCTACTCACACCACCAGCCATGAACCCACAACTGCTACTCACACCACCAGCCATGAGCCCACAACTGCTACTCACAATCCTGCTACCACCACCAGTCATGGAAATACCACAGTTCATCCAACAACAGATAACAGCACTGCCACCAGCTCAGGATTCAGTACCAGTTCTCCCCACCCaggaccaccaccaccctctccaAGTCCCAGCCCAGGCTCCAAGGAGGCTATAGGAGACTACCTGTGGACTAATGGTTCCCAGCCCTGTGTCCGACTCCAAGCCCAGATTAAGTTTCGAATTCTGTATCCAATTCAGGGTGGAGGAGAG ATGTGGGGTGTGTCTGTACTGAATCCCAACAAAACCAAGGCCCAAGGGGCCTGTGAAGGCATCCACCCTCAATTACTTCTCTCATTTCCCTATGGACAACTCAGCTTTGGATTCAAGCAG GAGCCACTGCCGGGCGTTGTCTACATGAACTATATGGATGTGGAGTACAACGTGTCCTTCCCCCAGGCAGCAC GCTGGAGGTTTTCAGTTCATAATGTATCCCTTCAAGAACTCCAAGCTCCGCTGGGTCACAGCTTCAGTTGTAGAAATGCAACCATCACTCTTTCACCAACTTTTCATCTCGACCTGCTCTACCTGAAGCTACAAGCTGCTGAGCTGCCCCCCACTGGGAGCTTTGGGCCAA GTTTCTCTTGTCCTGGTGACCGTTCCATCTGGCTGCCTCTCATCATCGGCCTGATCCTCCTTGGCCTCCTCACCCTGGTGCTTGTGACCTTCTGTATCGTACAGAGACGCCCACCCACTTACCAGCCCCTCTGA